A window from Culex pipiens pallens isolate TS chromosome 3, TS_CPP_V2, whole genome shotgun sequence encodes these proteins:
- the LOC120430655 gene encoding uncharacterized protein LOC120430655, whose product MVLSPTIALFLALATLITTSSAAEEFCPEECHCGFESGNFFVDCSGLALTELPHFPDVNVQILDLSDNGFTYVPSQLAQFSNLRYLDMSSNLIATLPPGSFSGLGSLKQLNLAKNNISSWANIYPNELLQTVPSLEELSLAENHFTSFSSNDPSLVLLSLSLKYLDLGNCKITKIAGKEVIQGLPALEHLKLNGNPMHGMSDIRSMGLKTLDLSNCKLVSLQPTVFSGLESLTYVNLARNSRLSLSSNGNVTSLSLKRINLSNCNMDSIDLGGFPNLMTAVLRGNMIRHLTRDSFAANPLLENIDISSNSIGLVQSDTFRQLEHLKSLDLSFNMIPRIDGKTFKENVMLTHINLSRNFIARLQRLVATSLAHLNVSSCEILNIDPDALGAMPALIDLDLSNNLLAEEPQNIASDSLQTLDLSMCRLTTIRNTTFIGLPNLLRINLSGNRFTTTFRVEFFDHTPYLSEIWLGDNPWRCDCRSAGFQEFFQFLVDQPQRVNNRKDLRCISPDDFFGATWEAACRSVWYPQDMMGTTERIWTYFMLAILAFFGFFCLYSSIRRFIDSRRKMAAERERQDNIQELREIARENQIRLRQQAQLNAPDMRESRPPAYEDAILLPKLDAASFASLDELVLRGKRRKKRKQRQSTGDVRADTEADDDQAELRPSNRSRSENVLSVRGTIYQEPSDTLNRESTAIYQSPRSSNRVVVANVHVSPSGSRASQTAALQRSSTPTGEELHYHSTDILGIDRTSSSVSQQPSNRSVTVSVYEPSSSVQSTRNPDHLQNFNDRSYENSPYAKRKVKPLQHINPNGSIEEITDFEQQDTSPYAKRRIKHMASFKGGQDRPPLPARPAPKMPDAPSEIVVVEDYFKSDPPKELGQDDLELEFAVVTVEDVQRPLIVDEGEGQGNSSSDGSIEVIPMRPKPT is encoded by the exons ATCGGATAATGGCTTCACCTACGTTCCGTCTCAATTGGCACAGTTTTCAAATCTTCGCTATCTGGACATGTCATCGAATTTGATCGCTACTCTACCTCCTGGATCGTTCAGTGGGCTTGGTTCACTGAAGCAGCTGAATCTGGCCAAGAATAACATCTCCAGCTGGGCAAATATCTACCCGAATGAGTTACTCCAGACGGTTCCTTCGCTGGAAGAGTTGAGCTTGGCAGAGAatcattttacaagtttttcgaGCAACGATCCTTCGCTGGTTCTGTTGAGTTTGTCGTTGAAATATTTGGATTTGGGCAACTGCAAGATTACGAAGATTGCCGGCAAGGAGGTTATCCAGGGATTGCCAGCTTTGGAGCACTTGAAACTGAACGGGAATCCCATGCACGGCATGTCGGATATAAGGTCAATGGGCCTGAAAACGCTGGATTTGAGCAACTGTAAGCTGGTCTCGCTGCAACCGACGGTATTTAGTGGGTTGGAGTCATTGACGTACGTCAATTTGGCGAGGAACTCCAGGTTATCTTTGTCGAGTAATGGCAACGTAACTTCTTTGAGCTTGAAGCGGATCAACTTGTCGAACTGTAACATGGATTCGATTGATTTGGGGGGATTTCCAAATCTGATGACTGCTGTTCTAAGAGGAAATATGATAAGACATCTCACGAGGGACAGCTTCGCTGCAAATCCACTGCTGGAAAACATCGATATTTCCTCCAACTCCATTGGATTGGTACAAAGTGATACCTTCCGCCAGCTGGAACACTTGAAAAGTTTAGATCTTTCCTTTAACATGATTCCACGAATCGACGGAAAGACCTTCAAGGAAAATGTAATGCTTACCCACATCAACCTGAGCCGGAATTTCATCGCACGACTCCAACGCCTAGTCGCCACCTCCCTAGCTCACCTCAACGTGAGCTCCTGCGAGATTCTCAACATTGATCCCGATGCCCTGGGTGCGATGCCAGCTCTCATAGATCTAGATCTCTCGAATAACCTGCTTGCGGAAGAGCCCCAGAACATTGCGTCGGATTCGCTGCAAACGCTAGATCTCAGCATGTGTCGGTTGACTACCATCAGGAACACCACCTTCATCGGACTGCCTAACCTTTTGAGGATCAACCTGTCCGGAAACCGGTTCACTACCACATTCCGGGTAGAATTTTTCGACCACACCccatatttaagtgaaatttggcTAGGCGATAATCCTTGGCGTTGTGATTGCCGAAGCGCAGGGTTCCAAGAGTTTTTCCAGTTTTTGGTCGACCAACCGCAGCGG GTTAACAACCGAAAAGACCTACGTTGCATCAGTCCGGACGACTTCTTTGGGGCCACCTGGGAGGCGGCCTGCAGATCTGTTTGGTATCCGCAGGATATGATGGGTACCACCGAACGGATATGGACGTACTTTATGTTGGCCATACTGgcgttttttggatttttctgcCTGTACTCGTCGATTCGGAGGTTCATCGATTCAAGGAGAAAGATGGCTGCAGAACGGGAGCGTCAGGACAACATTCAGGAGCTGCGAGAAAT TGCTCGCGAAAACCAGATCCGTCTGCGCCAGCAAGCCCAGCTGAACGCTCCGGACATGCGCGAATCACGCCCACCGGCGTACGAGGACGCGATCCTGCTGCCCAAGCTGGACGCCGCTTCGTTTGCCTCGCTGGACGAACTGGTTCTGCGGGGAAAGCGCCGCAAGAAGCGAAAGCAGCGTCAATCGACCGGGGACGTTCGAGCGGACACCGAAGCAGACGATGATCAGGCGGAGTTGCGACCGAGTAATCGCTCGAGAAGTGAGAATGTCCTGTCGGTTCGGGGTACGATTTATCAGGAACCCAGTGATACGCTGAACAGGGAGAGTACGGCCATTTACCAAAGTCCCAGAAGCTCGAACAGAGTCGTGGTGGCAAATGTTCACGTTTCACCTTCGGGGTCACGCGCATCCCAAACAGCTGCTCTCCAGCGATCGTCCACTCCAACTGGGGAAGAACTTCACTACCACTCCACAGACATTCTGGGAATAGATCGTACCTCGTCGTCCGTAAGCCAACAACCATCGAATCGCTCCGTAACGGTCTCAGTGTATGAACCAAGCAGTTCCGTACAGTCAACCCGAAACCCCGATCACCTCCAGAACTTCAACGATCGTAGCTACGAAAACAGTCCGTACGCAAAGCGCAAAGTCAAACCCCTGCAGCACATCAACCCCAACGGAAGTATCGAAGAGATCACAGACTTTGAACAGCAAGATACCAGTCCATACGCGAAACGTCGGATAAAGCACATGGCCAGCTTCAAGGGCGGCCAGGATCGACCACCGCTGCCGGCGAGACCTGCTCCAAAGATGCCCGATGCACCATCGGAGATTGTGGTCGTCGAGGACTACTTCAAGTCGGATCCACCGAAAGAGTTGGGGCAGGACGACCTTGAGCTGGAGTTTGCTGTGGTAACGGTAGAGGACGTTCAGAGACCGCTGATCGTGGATGAAGGGGAAGGACAGGGCAACAGTTCCAGTGATGGCAGTATTGAAGTTATTCCGATGAGGCCGAAGCCCACGTGA
- the LOC120430654 gene encoding protein windpipe, whose amino-acid sequence MRPSLLAAVLLVLLSSASSSSTYSCPRGCTCNETTVACTSTTGLRSLDKSLPVQQLVLAGLELTKIPAQLENIRNVTELDLSNNHLSEVNHLGKRIRRLDLSQNRITSGKLSKIPPFVESLNLTHNEITYLPLHLMKLKKLRSIELANNPINCTCETLHIRNWLTTRHVWSDQHIKCNAPQEFKGRPWLQVKQADVCHSAAGGRAGGYNWDDYEDENDLMLGDQAQVDDGAVEEEEDEFHKDYLPVGEKHKSQDPPIDIQNDDDLEEGSGADAGSVDIGEAARVTELGAGEGSGERNETVRVGQIQNAVVGAEDEDEGSGSGGGILVLPDPSISVDGGSEDGESEEKPLTSPTGGLGIFGVGIEEETTAGVSTEETETTGDAAGARKVATSETTSGTESAPAEETRLVDEPTRADSDSKSTYILLAILGIILLSLILLVMCKRKPETRNRRNKSDLESAREMQDMDKSLLGKPLEKNGHNPPERVPLMNDRNKSDFDKVFDKPPTKPERTSLDKPSLDSFKPVPADRNKSKDSLYENVPQNNNNNTVPLQNGNGTVPVRNGDPAGVHQPNHHVPSQDDEVFLPPPAANGNPNQLYPDPHPESVDSPKSKRYSPIYVPTSPKSDRYSPVYSPETGRVKIKLTETPKPKTPILVTRSRSRAGEYITTPDQKF is encoded by the coding sequence ATGAGGCCGTCCCTGCTGGCGGCAgtgttgctggtgctgctgaGTTCGGCATCCAGCTCGTCCACGTACAGCTGCCCACGGGGCTGCACGTGCAATGAAACAACGGTCGCGTGCACGAGCACCACCGGACTGCGCAGCCTGGACAAGTCCCTACCGGTGCAACAGTTGGTGCTGGCTGGGCTGGAACTGACCAAGATCCCGGCGCAGTTGGAAAACATCCGCAATGTGACGGAGCTGGATCTGAGCAACAATCACCTGTCCGAGGTTAACCACCTGGGCAAGCGGATACGAAGGCTTGATTTGAGCCAGAATCGGATCACGTCGGGCAAGCTGTCGAAGATCCCTCCGTTTGTGGAGTCACTGAACCTGACGCACAATGAGATCACCTATCTGCCGCTGCACCTGATGAAGCTGAAGAAGCTGCGCTCGATCGAGCTGGCGAACAACCCGATCAACTGCACGTGCGAAACGTTGCACATCCGGAACTGGCTCACGACGCGGCACGTGTGGTCCGATCAGCACATCAAGTGTAACGCGCCCCAGGAGTTCAAGGGTCGGCCATGGCTGCAGGTCAAGCAGGCTGACGTTTGCCACAGTGCGGCGGGGGGACGTGCCGGGGGTTACAATTGGGACGATTACGAGGACGAGAACGATCTGATGCTGGGCGATCAGGCTCAGGTTGATGACGGTGCAgttgaggaggaggaggacgagtTCCACAAGGATTATCTGCCGGTGGGAGAGAAGCACAAGAGTCAGGATCCGCCGATTGATATTCAGAACGACGATGATTTGGAGGAGGGTTCGGGAGCTGACGCGGGATCTGTAGATATTGGAGAGGCGGCACGAGTTACGGAACTTGGTGCTGGGGAGGGTTCCGGAGAGCGAAATGAAACCGTGAGAGTTGGTCAGATTCAGAACGCGGTAGTTGGGGCGGAAGATGAGGATGAAGGCAGTGGAAGTGGCGGTGGAATTCTGGTTCTTCCGGATCCGAGCATTTCCGTTGACGGAGGCAGCGAGGATGGGGAGAGTGAAGAGAAACCGTTGACTTCTCCGACGGGAGGTTTGGGCATCTTTGGCGTGGGTATTGAGGAAGAGACCACGGCAGGAGTTTCGACAGAAGAAACGGAAACTACCGGTGACGCAGCTGGTGCGAGAAAGGTTGCTACCAGCGAAACGACAAGTGGAACCGAGTCTGCTCCAGCGGAGGAAACGCGACTGGTGGATGAGCCAACTCGAGCTGATTCTGACAGTAAGAGTACTTACATCTTGCTGGCGATTCTTGGAATCATTCTGCTGTCTCTCATCCTACTGGTCATGTGCAAACGGAAACCGGAGACACGCAACCGTCGCAACAAGAGTGATCTTGAATCGGCCCGTGAAATGCAAGACATGGACAAGAGTCTACTCGGAAAACCGCTGGAGAAGAATGGTCACAACCCGCCGGAGCGGGTGCCCCTCATGAACGACCGCAACAAGTCGGACTTTGACAAGGTGTTCGACAAGCCTCCGACCAAACCTGAGCGAACCTCGCTCGACAAACCCTCGCTGGACAGCTTCAAGCCAGTCCCCGCAGATCGTAACAAGAGCAAAGACAGCTTGTACGAAAATGTGcctcaaaacaacaacaacaacacggtCCCGCTCCAGAACGGCAACGGAACCGTGCCCGTCCGGAACGGAGACCCGGCCGGAGTCCACCAGCCCAATCACCACGTGCCATCACAGGACGACGAAGTGTTCCTACCCCCGCCAGCCGCCAACGGCAACCCCAACCAGCTCTACCCCGATCCCCACCCCGAGTCGGTAGATTCACCCAAATCGAAGCGCTACAGCCCGATCTACGTGCCAACCTCGCCCAAATCCGACCGCTACTCGCCGGTCTACTCCCCCGAAACGGGCCGCGTCAAGATCAAGCTGACCGAAACGCCCAAACCCAAAACGCCCATCCTGGTGACGCGAAGTCGATCCCGGGCGGGCGAGTACATTACGACGCCGGATCAGAAGTTCTGA